One Alligator mississippiensis isolate rAllMis1 chromosome 12, rAllMis1, whole genome shotgun sequence DNA window includes the following coding sequences:
- the LOC102570282 gene encoding semaphorin-3D isoform X4, with the protein MKALILRSPFLSAPALMVLILMLSTETSSAWKQGAPRLRLSYKDLLRSNSSHLLLGPEDGLEFQSLLVDEDRAWLMVGAKNHVFLLHLDSPSKPPQKIFWPAPREQVEHCRLAGKNAETECANFIRLLQPFNQSHVFACGTGSYQPICTFIQLGEREKELGTSPMQLVAHSMESGRGKCPYSPHEPFTGLLIDGDLYSGTSIDFMGSSAAFFRTGVHGADQNYIRTEQNQDHWLNEPVFIGAYAIPDTYNAHDDKVYIFLREIALEAGPWERRRIHARVARVCKNDLGGKRSLINRWSTFLKARLVCSIPGPQGTETHFDQLEDVFLLHTRNPQSPLIFGLFTVSSSGVFSGSAVCVYSMAAVRAAFNGPFAHKEGFDYRWVEYKGRIPYPRPGTCPSETYDPLLQSTKDFPDDVISFMRTHQLMWEPIYPLRHKPILVKVNVPYRLRQLLVHRLETENRHYDILFLGTDEGKVLKVAVASGGGQDSEEISLEEISISKVPLPILDMQFSPKRQELFVSNAHGLVQLSLHRCELYGKACTDCCLGRDPYCTWDGKACSPHPLIEKRRARCQDVLKADPASQCQDTTEGLPAAEEKLVFGVENNSTFLECAAHSPQTATRWLMQHSRAAVLEEVRKNDRISILEQGLLIRQLAREDAGLYECQAVERSFSRPLARYTLRVIGHEVMEAPPSKWSKAMEAGGSRQSAMPGIAEQFHYKGYPRALGPPGTSLSEYCSALRHQERQRQKAWNQKWQQHSLEGKKGRVRRHPGPTQHKEAA; encoded by the exons ACCTGCTGAGATCAAACAGCTCCCACCTACTGCTGGGTCCAGAAGATGGGCTAGAGTTCCAGTCACTCCTGGTGGATGAAGACAGGGCATGGCTGATGGTAGGAGCCAAAAACCATGTCTTCCTTCTGCATCTGGACAGCCCAAGCAAACCGCCTCAGAAG ATTTTCTGGCCAGCCCCCAGAGAGCAGGTGGAGCATTGCAGACTTGCTGGGAAGAATGCCGAG ACAGAATGTGCCAACTTCATCCGCCTCCTCCAGCCATTTAACCAAAGCCATGTGTTTGCCTGTGGAACAGGCTCCTATCAGCCCATCTGCACCTTCATCCAGCTTGGAGAAAGGGAAAAG GAACTGGGGACCTCACCTATGCAGCTGGTGGCCCACTCTATGGAATCTGGGCGAGGCAAATGTCCGTACAGTCCCCACGAACCCTTTACTGGGCTGCTTATAG ATGGAGACCTCTACTCGGGCACCTCCATTGACTTTATGGGTAGTAGTGCTGCCTTCTTCCGAACCGGGGTTCACGGGGCTGACCAGAACTACATCCGAACAGAACAGAACCAAGACCACTGGCTAAATG AGCCTGTGTTCATTGGGGCCTATGCCATTCCTGACACCTACAATGCCCACGATGACAAGGTGTACATCTTCCTTCGTGAGATAGCCCTGGAGGCCGGCCCATGGGAGAGACGCCGCATCCACGCCCGGGTAGCCCGGGTATGCAAG AATGACCTGGGTGGGAAGCGCAGTCTGATCAATCGCTGGAGCACGTTCCTCAAAGCCCGGCTGGTCTGCTCCATCCCGGGGCCCCAAGGCACTGAGACACACTTTGATCAGCTAG AGGATGTCTTCCTCCTCCACACCCGAAACCCCCAGAGCCCTCTCATCTTTGGCCTCTTCACTGTCTCCAG CAGCGGGGTCTTCAGTGGCTCTGCTGTATGTGTTTACTCCATGGCTGCTGTGCGAGCTGCTTTCAACGGGCCCTTTGCACACAAGGAAGGCTTTGACTACCGCTGGGTGGAGTACAAGGGGCGGATCCCCTACCCCCGTCCAGGAACG TGCCCCAGTGAAACATATGACCCTCTTCTCCAGTCCACTAAGGACTTCCCCGATGATGTGATCAGCTTCATGCGCACCCACCAGCTGATGTGGGAGCCCATCTATCCGCTTCGCCACAAGCCCATCCTAGTGAAAGTCAATGTGCCCTATCGGCTGCGGCAGCTGTTGGTGCACAGGCTGGAGACAGAGAACAGACACTACGACATTCTCTTCCTTGGCACAG ATGAAGGCAAAGTGCTGAAGGTGGCAGTCGCCAGTGGGGGAGGCCAGGACAGTGAGGAGATCAGCCTGGAGGAGATCAGCATCTCTAAG GTGCCCTTGCCCATCCTGGACATGCAGTTTTCGCCGAAGCGG CAGGAGCTATTTGTGAGCAATGCCCATGGGCTGGTCCAACTCTCCCTGCATCGCTGTGAGCTCTATGGCAAGGCCTGCACCGACTGCTGCTTGGGCAGGGACCCCTACTGCACCTGGGATGGCAAGGCTTGCAGCCCCCACCCGCTGATTGAGAAGAG GCGAGCGCGGTGCCAAGATGTGCTGAAGGCTGATCCAGCCAGCCAGTGCCAGGACACCACAGAGG ggctccctgcagccgaGGAAAAGCTGGTGTTCGGGGTGGAGAACAACTCCACGTTCCTGGAGTGCGCGGCCCACTCTCCTCAGACGGCCACGCGGTGGCtcatgcagcacagcagggcagcagtgctggaagag GTTAGGAAGAACGACCGCATCTCCATCCTCGAGCAGGGGCTCCTGATCCGCCAGCTGGCGAGAGAGGACGCAGGGCTGTATGAGTGCCAGGCGGTGGAGCGCTCCTTCTCCCGCCCCCTTGCACGCTACACCCTCCGTGTCATTGGGCACGAGGTGATGGAGGCCCCACCTTCCAAGTGGAGCAAGGCCATGGAGGCAGGAGGGAGCCGCCAGAGTGCCATGCCTGGCATCGCAGAGCAGTTCCACTACAAGGGGTACCCACGGGCCCTGGGGCCACCAGGCACCAGCCTCAGTGAATACTGCAGTGCTCTGCGGCACCAGGAGAGGCAGCGGCAAAAGGCCTGGaaccagaagtggcagcagcactcccTGGAAGGCAAGAAAGGCAGGGTGCGCCGGCATCCTGGCCCCACTCAGCACAAGGAAGCAGCTTGA
- the LOC102570282 gene encoding semaphorin-3D isoform X3 — protein sequence MVGSGTRISPDTTCTRERGIAFPPENRAPARVRMKALILRSPFLSAPALMVLILMLSTETSSAWKQGAPRLRLSYKDLLRSNSSHLLLGPEDGLEFQSLLVDEDRAWLMVGAKNHVFLLHLDSPSKPPQKIFWPAPREQVEHCRLAGKNAETECANFIRLLQPFNQSHVFACGTGSYQPICTFIQLGEREKELGTSPMQLVAHSMESGRGKCPYSPHEPFTGLLIDGDLYSGTSIDFMGSSAAFFRTGVHGADQNYIRTEQNQDHWLNEPVFIGAYAIPDTYNAHDDKVYIFLREIALEAGPWERRRIHARVARVCKNDLGGKRSLINRWSTFLKARLVCSIPGPQGTETHFDQLEDVFLLHTRNPQSPLIFGLFTVSSSGVFSGSAVCVYSMAAVRAAFNGPFAHKEGFDYRWVEYKGRIPYPRPGTCPSETYDPLLQSTKDFPDDVISFMRTHQLMWEPIYPLRHKPILVKVNVPYRLRQLLVHRLETENRHYDILFLGTDEGKVLKVAVASGGGQDSEEISLEEISISKVPLPILDMQFSPKRQELFVSNAHGLVQLSLHRCELYGKACTDCCLGRDPYCTWDGKACSPHPLIEKRRARCQDVLKADPASQCQDTTEGLPAAEEKLVFGVENNSTFLECAAHSPQTATRWLMQHSRAAVLEEVRKNDRISILEQGLLIRQLAREDAGLYECQAVERSFSRPLARYTLRVIGHEVMEAPPSKWSKAMEAGGSRQSAMPGIAEQFHYKGYPRALGPPGTSLSEYCSALRHQERQRQKAWNQKWQQHSLEGKKGRVRRHPGPTQHKEAA from the exons ACCTGCTGAGATCAAACAGCTCCCACCTACTGCTGGGTCCAGAAGATGGGCTAGAGTTCCAGTCACTCCTGGTGGATGAAGACAGGGCATGGCTGATGGTAGGAGCCAAAAACCATGTCTTCCTTCTGCATCTGGACAGCCCAAGCAAACCGCCTCAGAAG ATTTTCTGGCCAGCCCCCAGAGAGCAGGTGGAGCATTGCAGACTTGCTGGGAAGAATGCCGAG ACAGAATGTGCCAACTTCATCCGCCTCCTCCAGCCATTTAACCAAAGCCATGTGTTTGCCTGTGGAACAGGCTCCTATCAGCCCATCTGCACCTTCATCCAGCTTGGAGAAAGGGAAAAG GAACTGGGGACCTCACCTATGCAGCTGGTGGCCCACTCTATGGAATCTGGGCGAGGCAAATGTCCGTACAGTCCCCACGAACCCTTTACTGGGCTGCTTATAG ATGGAGACCTCTACTCGGGCACCTCCATTGACTTTATGGGTAGTAGTGCTGCCTTCTTCCGAACCGGGGTTCACGGGGCTGACCAGAACTACATCCGAACAGAACAGAACCAAGACCACTGGCTAAATG AGCCTGTGTTCATTGGGGCCTATGCCATTCCTGACACCTACAATGCCCACGATGACAAGGTGTACATCTTCCTTCGTGAGATAGCCCTGGAGGCCGGCCCATGGGAGAGACGCCGCATCCACGCCCGGGTAGCCCGGGTATGCAAG AATGACCTGGGTGGGAAGCGCAGTCTGATCAATCGCTGGAGCACGTTCCTCAAAGCCCGGCTGGTCTGCTCCATCCCGGGGCCCCAAGGCACTGAGACACACTTTGATCAGCTAG AGGATGTCTTCCTCCTCCACACCCGAAACCCCCAGAGCCCTCTCATCTTTGGCCTCTTCACTGTCTCCAG CAGCGGGGTCTTCAGTGGCTCTGCTGTATGTGTTTACTCCATGGCTGCTGTGCGAGCTGCTTTCAACGGGCCCTTTGCACACAAGGAAGGCTTTGACTACCGCTGGGTGGAGTACAAGGGGCGGATCCCCTACCCCCGTCCAGGAACG TGCCCCAGTGAAACATATGACCCTCTTCTCCAGTCCACTAAGGACTTCCCCGATGATGTGATCAGCTTCATGCGCACCCACCAGCTGATGTGGGAGCCCATCTATCCGCTTCGCCACAAGCCCATCCTAGTGAAAGTCAATGTGCCCTATCGGCTGCGGCAGCTGTTGGTGCACAGGCTGGAGACAGAGAACAGACACTACGACATTCTCTTCCTTGGCACAG ATGAAGGCAAAGTGCTGAAGGTGGCAGTCGCCAGTGGGGGAGGCCAGGACAGTGAGGAGATCAGCCTGGAGGAGATCAGCATCTCTAAG GTGCCCTTGCCCATCCTGGACATGCAGTTTTCGCCGAAGCGG CAGGAGCTATTTGTGAGCAATGCCCATGGGCTGGTCCAACTCTCCCTGCATCGCTGTGAGCTCTATGGCAAGGCCTGCACCGACTGCTGCTTGGGCAGGGACCCCTACTGCACCTGGGATGGCAAGGCTTGCAGCCCCCACCCGCTGATTGAGAAGAG GCGAGCGCGGTGCCAAGATGTGCTGAAGGCTGATCCAGCCAGCCAGTGCCAGGACACCACAGAGG ggctccctgcagccgaGGAAAAGCTGGTGTTCGGGGTGGAGAACAACTCCACGTTCCTGGAGTGCGCGGCCCACTCTCCTCAGACGGCCACGCGGTGGCtcatgcagcacagcagggcagcagtgctggaagag GTTAGGAAGAACGACCGCATCTCCATCCTCGAGCAGGGGCTCCTGATCCGCCAGCTGGCGAGAGAGGACGCAGGGCTGTATGAGTGCCAGGCGGTGGAGCGCTCCTTCTCCCGCCCCCTTGCACGCTACACCCTCCGTGTCATTGGGCACGAGGTGATGGAGGCCCCACCTTCCAAGTGGAGCAAGGCCATGGAGGCAGGAGGGAGCCGCCAGAGTGCCATGCCTGGCATCGCAGAGCAGTTCCACTACAAGGGGTACCCACGGGCCCTGGGGCCACCAGGCACCAGCCTCAGTGAATACTGCAGTGCTCTGCGGCACCAGGAGAGGCAGCGGCAAAAGGCCTGGaaccagaagtggcagcagcactcccTGGAAGGCAAGAAAGGCAGGGTGCGCCGGCATCCTGGCCCCACTCAGCACAAGGAAGCAGCTTGA